A single genomic interval of Helianthus annuus cultivar XRQ/B chromosome 6, HanXRQr2.0-SUNRISE, whole genome shotgun sequence harbors:
- the LOC110863751 gene encoding uncharacterized protein LOC110863751: MKVALKEFKERFPNGFQHVEAWEVVRKHDKWAQVPLLGKEGEGSAQKRKPVDVDPSIPDMNEDPSPQRTQRRDKRQATSSEGSSAELAAQFKEYTAMKEAKHAMELEAIELRKKRESEAHELISEQRETMKNYNYDRDMKTFLKPQDDAPPNMLPFILARKRDIANKYGWPCDF; this comes from the coding sequence ATGAAAGTCGCTTTAAAGGAATTTAAAGAGAGATTTCCGAACGGTTTTCAACATGTCGAggcgtgggaggtcgttcgaaaacacgacaaatgggcccaagtcccattgttgGGTAAGGAAGGGGAAGGTTCGGCACAAaaaagaaagcccgttgacgtggacccttcgatacccgatatgaacgaagacccctcgccacaaagaacacaacggcgagacaagcgtcaagcgacatcgtccgagggaagctcggccgagttggcggcacaattcaaagagtacaccgccatgaaagaagcgaagcacgCGATGGAATTGGAGGCGATTgaattgaggaagaaaagagagtcggaggctcacgagctcatatcggaacaacgcgagacgatgaaaaactacaattacgatcgagatatgaaaacattcctcaagCCGCAGGACGATGCTCCGCCAAATATGTTGccgttcatcctcgcccgaaagcgcgacatcgctaacaagtacgggtggccgtgcgatttctaa
- the LOC110864699 gene encoding vesicle-associated protein 1-2-like has protein sequence MSTGDLLSIEPQELQFAFELKKQISCSMQLQNKTDDHVAFKVKTTNPKKYCVRPNSGIVFPRSTCDIIVTMQAQKEAPPDMQCKDKFLLQSAVAPAGTSAKDITPELFNKESGNKVEECKLKVNYVPPKRPPSPVREGSEEGSSPRGSISDNGAVNLIDSNTAPRSFAESQDISSEAMTLISKLTEEKNSAIQQSKRLHQELELLRRQGNKSSGGIPLIYVLLIGLVGLLLGYMFK, from the exons ATGAGTACCGGAGACCTTCTCAGCATCGAGCCACAAGAGCTTCAGTTTGCTT TTGAATTGAAGAAGCAGATCTCATGTTCCATGCAGTTACAGAATAAAACGGATGATCATGTGGCTTTTAAG GTGAAAACTACGAATCCGAAGAAGTATTGTGTTAGGCCTAACTCTGGGATTGTGTTTCCTCGCTCTACTTGCGATATTATAG TTACAATGCAAGCTCAAAAGGAGGCTCCTCCCGACATgcaatgcaaggataagtttttgcTTCAAAGTGCAGTTGCACCTGCTGGAACTTCCGCAAAAGATATCACTCCCGAGCTG TTTAACAAGGAGTCAGGTAATAAAGTGGAGGAATGCAAATTAAAAGTTAACTATGTCCCTCCAAAACGACCACCGTCACCAGTTCGAGAAGGGTCAGAAGAGGGTTCATCTCCAAGGGGTTCAATATCTGACAACGGGGCAGTAAATTTGATCGATTCTAATACT GCTCCAAGATCATTTGCTGAATCTCAAGATATATCGTCCGAG GCGATGACCCTTATTTCTAAGCTGACTGAAGAGAAAAATTCTGCCATTCAGCAAAGTAAAAGGCTCCATCAAGAACTG GAACTTTTGAGGCGTCAAGGAAACAAAAGCAGTGGTGGCATCCCGTTGATATATGTTCTTCTGATTGGTTTGGTCGGGCTGCTCTTGGGATATATGTTCAAATAG